One segment of Setaria viridis chromosome 4, Setaria_viridis_v4.0, whole genome shotgun sequence DNA contains the following:
- the LOC117851856 gene encoding uncharacterized protein — translation MRTYPGPGAGAALLVMASAQLSYNPHEATTISTAKTVDARRKGSHQEHDAGSRGMGEPSSRKEVAESRTKPSTAHLHEAQGKDEQE, via the exons ATGCGGACTTATCCTGGgcctggtgctggtgctgctctACTTGTGATGGCCTCTGCACAGTTGAGCTACAACCCACATG AGGCTACAACAATCAGCACAGCTAAAACGGTTGATGCAAGGCGAAAAGGAAGCCATCAAGAGCACG ATGCCGGGAGCAGGGGAATGGGGGAACCCAGCAGCAGGAAGGAGGTGGCCGAGTCGCGCACGAAACCATCAACTGCCCACCTCCATG AGGCACAGGGGAAAGATGAGCAGGAATGA